The Candidatus Ozemobacteraceae bacterium sequence CCGCACTCGCTGCAGAAGATCGCGTCGCGCGAATAATTCTGATCGTTGAACGGGGCGAGCTGGGCGGTCCTCATCGCCTTGTGGGGTCGGATGGGATACCCGAGAAGCGCACGGGGGCAGAGTTCCGAACAGTCGGTGCACTGGTCGCAGGCCGAGCGGGCAATCTGCTTGTTGTGGGCATCTGACGTCGCCATCCGTCGAATCAGGGGATGATCGCTGGGAAGCGCAATCAGACCGCCGGTGGTCTTCGTGACGACATCGGTCTGCGGGTCGCGCACGAGCCGCCCCATCATCGGGCCGCCGTCGATCACCGTCAGCCCTGCAAGGGATTTCAGGCCCGAGAGAGAAAGGGCCTCGAACACCGTGATGCCGACCGGCACTTCGACGGTCATCGGGTTGGGAACGGCGCCCGCGAGGCTCAGGATCTTCGTCGTGACCGGCCTGTTGCGGCCGAGGTTCAGCAGCGTCTCGACGTTGCTGACGACGCAGCCGACGTGCAGCGGAATGCCGCCGAACGGGATCAGTCGTCCGCTTGCTTCATATACCAGCTCATATTCATCGCCCGACGGATAGAAGTCGCCGAGGGGGAGCATCGAGATTCGCTTGTCGGGAATCGCCTTCTCGAGAGCTTCGAGCAGGTCGGCATACTTTCGCTTCATCGCGATATGCGCGTGCTTCGCCCCGGTGAGATCGATCGCGCGGATCAGTCCCTTGAAGAACTCGTCCGCCGCGTGTTTGAGGATTTCCTTGTCCTTGTGGAGGAGCGGCTCGCACTCGGCGGCGTTCACGATCAGATGATCGACGTTCTGCGCCGCGAGCTTCACATGCGTCGGAAACCCGGCGCCCCCGCAGCCCACCAACCCCAATTCGGCTATGGCAATTTCACCCATGTGTCGGCAAATCAAACGATTCTGAAGCTGTCGACGATGACGCAGCGGCGCTGGCGGGTGAAGGTGCGGGCGCTGGTCAGACCTTCGCCGGTGGGGGAGGCGATCGTGAAGGTGGTGAAGCCTTCGCCGCCCATTCCCAGGCCGGCGTAGCTCGGGCCGTTCTTCACGAAGATCGAGCAGTTGCACCGCACGGCCATGCGATGAAGGTTGTCGATGTTGCGGCTGTGCATCACGGCGGTATGGTTGTTGCCGTGTTCGACCTTGACGGCCAGGTCGATGGCGGCGTTCACGTCGCGCACGCGCACCAGCGGGATGACCGGCATCAGCAGCTCTTCGACGACGAAGGGGTGATCGGGGCCGGTTTCGCACAGCACCATGCGCACGTCGTCAGGCACGCGAACGCCGATCTGCTCGAGGATATACCCGGCGTTCTTGCCGACGAACTTGCGGTTCGGGCCGCCCGTCTTCGGGTCGAGCACCAGTTTCTCGAGCTGGATGATCTCGCGCGCCGACGCCTCGTAAGCCCCGCTGTTGCGCAGGTGACGCTTCAGTTCCTCGGCGACCGACTCGACGACGATGATCTCCTTCTCGGCGATGCAGAGCACGTTGTTGTCGAGTGTAGCGCCGGATATAATATCACGCGCCGCTTTTTTCAGGTCGGCCGTCTCGTCGACGACGGCGGGCGGGTTGCCCGGGCCGGCGGCGATGTATTTCTTGCCGCACTTGGCGGCGGCGGCGACGACGGCGGGGCCGCCGGTCACGACCAGCAGCCGGATCGACGGGTGGGTCATCAGGATCTGGGCGTTCTCGATGCTCGGCTTCGCGGCCATCGTCATCAGGTTGGCGGGCCCGCCTGCCTCGACGACGGCGTCGTTCAGCAGTTCGACGGTGAACCGGCTGATCTTCGCGGCGCCGGGGTGGGGGCCGAACACGACGGCGTTGCCGGCCGCGATCATGCCGATCGAGTTGCAGATGATCGTTTCGGACGGGTTGGTCGAGGGGGTGATGGCCCCGATGACGCCGTAGGGGGCCTGCTCGACGAGCGTCAGGCCGTCGTCGCCCGAATACGACACGGGCTGGAGATCTTCGAGACCGGGCGTCTTCGTAATGGCGAGGCGGTTCTTCTGGATCTTGTCGTCGACGCGGCCGTAGCCGGTGTCTTCGACGCCGATGCGCGCGAGCTCCTCGAGCTTCGCGAGACAGCGGGCGCGCATGTTGTCGATCATCTTCCTGCGCAACGCCACCGGAAGCTCGACGAGCTTCTTCTGCGCGTCGACGGCTGATTTGATAGCGTCTTCTATATTCTCGAAGATGCCTTTGCCCGAAGGCTCCGCCGACCGCGCGCCGGCGGTGGCGACCGTGCCGGACGCTTTCAGATTCCTGAGGACTTCCTGGACGATGACGCCCAGCTCATCACGAGAAATGGACATTCGTTCCCCCGTGCCGTGAGGCTTCCTGTCTGTCTGACCGACGAACCACACGATCCCCAGCCCCGTCGCGGAAAACGGCGCGAGGGGCCGGGAGATCGATCAAGAGGAGTCCGCCGGGGGGTCAGGTCGTGCGTTCGTGGTCCATCACGACCGAGTCGACGATGGCTGCAACAGCCGCGTCGACCGGGCAGTTCAGGGTGCGTTCGGTCAGGCGCGCCGAGCTGCCGCTGACCAGCAGCACGGTTTCGCCCGCTCCGGCGCTGACCGCGTCCACGGCGATGACGAAGTGGCCCGTCGGCTTGCGCTCGATCGTCAGTTCCTCGACGATCAGAAACTTCATGCCGTTGAGCCGCTCTTCCTTGCGCGTGCAGACAACGGTTCCGCAGACTCGACCGAGATTCATGACTCGACGACTTCCCCGGATTACTTCTTGGAGGTCTGGGTGTTGTCGCGGATCGGCATGACCTCATCGAGGTTGCCGTGCGGCCGCGGGATCACGTGGACGCAGATCAGCTCGCCGATCTTCTTGGCGGCTGCGGCGCCGGCATCGGTGGCGGCCTTGACGGCGGCGACATCACCGCGCACGAAGGCGGTCACATACCCGGAACCGATTTTTTCCCAGCCGACGAGCTTCACGTTGGCGGCTTTGACCATCGCGTCGGTGGCTTCGATAAGAGCGGTCAGACCTTTGGTTTCGATCATACCCAGAGCTTCCTGCATGACGTCCTCCTGAGATTTTGGCTTGTCAGAAATGTGTACTGCGTGTCGAAAACTCTCTGTGGCGGTCGCGATCAGCGAACGATCTCGACCATATCACCCGTTTTGAGGCCGGCGGCATTTCCCTCGTCGTTGTCGACGTGGAAATCGGCGGCGAACTTGTCGCTGACGCGCACCAGAACGTTCTGGAACGCGACGGCGCGCGGGCCCTGCGTTTTGACCGTGACCCGGTCCATGTCCTTCAGGCCCATCTTCTCGGCTTCTTTGGTGTGCAGATGCACGTGGCGATTGGCGACGATGACGCCTTCCTTCAGCACCACGTGGCCCTTCGGCCCGACGACGATGACGCCGGGGGTTCCCTTGGTGTCGCCCGAGTCGCGATACACGATCGGCACGCCGAGCGTGAAGCTGTCGGTGCCGGAAATCTCGATCTGCGTGGCCGGCCGGACCGGCCCGAGGATGCGGCACTTCTCGATGACGCCCTTGCGGCCGACAAGCATGACGCACTCTTCGGCGGCAAACTGGCCCGGCTGGGAGAGCTTTTTCATCTCCTTGAGCTGGTACCCGGCCCCGAACAGAGTCTCGAGGTCGGCCTGGGAAACATGGATGTGACGGCCGCTGACGCCGGCCGGAACGGTTCCGGGGCGGATGCGTTCCTGGAGATCGATGTGCTTGAGCACTTCGGCTACGATGGTCTTGACATTGGCTTCGTCGATCACGGCTAGTTCCTTTCCTGGGCAATCTTCTCGAGTTCGCAGCCCTTCATGACGAGGGCTCCGTCTTTCGGCAGCTCCGGTGCGGGGCGGCCCCGGCCATCCGTGAGCCGGAAGATCCGGTCGCCAATTATAGCACAACAATCCCGGGCGGCAAGGGGGGAGGGCACATAAAGCGAAAACTGCTTTCCGGCCACGGCGGCGCACAGTTGCGCGAACCGTTTCGGCTCGGCATACGCCGGCAGATCCGGGACGATCGCCCCCTCGCAGCCGAGATCGAGCGCCATAGCAAGCGATATTTCACCCGTGAAGGCGCCCTGTTTCTCCCAGTGGATGCTCGGCGCGACGAGCCTGCCGCGCAGCGACGGAAAAAGGTCGTTGAACGCCGGCATGAGGGGCTCGGCAACGACGAACAGCGGCGCGAGCGGGGACGACGCGAAGCCGTGCAAAAGCTCGCCGAAGCTCGCCAGGTGCCTGACGCTCCGGGCTTCGACAGGAATCAGAATGCGGCGGGAAGCGGCCGGCGTGAGCCTGATACCGAGCGCGGCCGCCGTTTCCCTGGCCCAGTCGGTCATCGGGGTGCTCTCGTCGAGCGTTTTGACGCCCTTCAGATGCAAGGCGCGGACGTCGTCGGCGGTCAGCAGGGAGGCGGCGGAAACCATCGGACCGGTGTTCCCCGCGCCGGGATCGGCATGCGTTGTACACAATTCGTGAAGCCGTTGGGGGATGGTCATGCCGATGCCGAGATCGGAAAGCTCCCTGGGTGGGCGCTCGATGCTGGCTGACAGCACGAAAACCGGCACCGATCGGGCCTGCGAGATGAGGGTCCAGAGAGCTTCGGCATCGGGAGAGTCGCGAAGGCCGAGGGACAGCCTGCGAAAGAGATCGGCCGGCGGTTCGTGGACCACGACGGCGGAAAAGCGCGAAAAGCCCAGGACGGCCAGCGATTCGAGCCTGGTCAGCACGAACTCTTCGGGCTGCAGGCCGAAGGGGGGAGCGATGAGGTCCGCGGTTTTGAGCGTTTCCGATGCGATGAGAAGGGGATGCGCCGTCATGATGGGGGTAAATATACCCACGTGCGACTTGGAAGGCAACACCCGGAACGAAAATTCCCTGCATCAAATGCGCAAAACACAAGAAACGCTCATCAGCTTGTCCGCAGATAGCGCAGATGGAGACAGATGTCGGACAGAGCGAAATTGTTGAGAGAGGAAACACGCCCGGGGAACCGCGAAAAAACAAAACCGCCGGGAAACTCCGGCGGCTTCGATGTGGTGCGGGTAGGCCCCCGCCTCTGCCGTGTGAAGGACAATTGAACCCTAACCTTACGGTAAACGGTTGTCTGCTCAGCCTCACAATGAGGTCTTCGTAACAGGAGTGATCCTGTTCGTAAGGGGATCTCAGCGGGGGTTGAAGACAGATTCCCTCTAGATACAGGTGTCGGCTCAATTAAACCTGCATCATCACGGACAGCGCAGGGACATGTTTGTCAAACCAGCCTCTACTAGAAACATACCACATGTCGTATGCCTTGGCAAGCCCCGGAAAAATCGACGCCGAACGGGCAGGGCCGAACCGTCTTGTTGCATCGAGGGAGCCACTCGTGCTTAGATGGGCCCGGAGGAGCGGAATGGAAGACATCGTGCTGACACCAACCCTGCGCCTGGCTACGTCGATGATTTCGGCCGGAATTTCGGGGCTCGTGGCCTGGTTCGTCCTGGCGCGGGCGCGACACCAGCCGGTCAACCGCGTCATCGCAGGCATCGCGACGGCGTCGATGCTGTACAACGTCTTCCAGGTGCTGTTTTTCATCCTGCCGACGATCTGGTTCGTGCGCGTGGGGTGGATCGGTACGATCCTGCTGATCCCCCTGCTGGCCGAGTTCCCGGACGCCGTTCTCGAAGGCAGATACGCGAGAACCAGAACGCGGGGACTTGCGTGGGCGGCGACCGCCGTATTCCTTGCGGCATTGCCGACCGACATGATTTTCCGGTCGGGCCTCGAAATGACGCCAGACGGCCCGCTGGCAATCGGCGGGCCGCTCATGAAGGCGTATGCCATCGTCATGGGCGTGCTGCTGATACGGATCGCATACAGGCTCATCAAGGCCCGCCTGACGCACGAGGACGAGATGATGCGTCGCAGGGTGGAGTTCATCCTGCTCGGCGAGGCGTTTTACTGCCTGTGCGCTCTTCACGACATGCTGCTGCGGCACCAGATCTTCTGGGTGTTCGAGTTCCCGATCGTCGAGTGGGCGACGCTTGCGTTCATGATCATCGTGGTGTACGCCACCATGCGTTTCAAGTTGATCGATATCGACGTGGTCATCGGCACCGGGGTGTATTACATGCTGCTGACCCTGGGAACGGCGGCCCTGTATAAAACCGTCGAGAACATTCTTCAGAACGACCTCCAGAAGTATATCGACGAAACCTCCTGGTGGGCCCAGATTCTGCCCTCGTTTGCGGTCGCTCTTCTGATCGCGCCTGCGAACATGCTGATCCAGCGCCTGACGGAAGGCTGGTTTCTCGAACCGGAGTTTCGCAAAATGGAAATCTTCCGGAATCCGAATTTCCAGTATCTCGTTCTCAACGGACGTGTCGAGGAGCTTCGCAAACTCCGTTCCGAACTCGACCGACTCGTCGATCACGCCTCGAACCCTCGGAAACCGTTGTAGGCTCCGACTGCTGCGCGCGCCTGCGGGCGGATCCGGGAGGCGGGTTGCCAATAGATGAAATGGTGTGTACAATGCATGCATGGGCAAACGAACGATTGCATCGATCATCGGAATCTTCGTCATTGCGCATGCGTTGTCGGTTGGAACGCCCGCCGGGGCGGTGACCCCCGAATTCGCGGCGCTGCATCGAGACCAGTATCAGCTCACGAAAGACGTCATTCTCAAGAAGATGCTGTACACCTGCGGCTCGATCAACTCGACGTATGCCGGTATCAACGATCTCGTGGCCGCGCTCCAGTATGCGAAGAAGAACGGCGATCCCCGCGCCATTTCGGCGCAACTGCTGGCCGTTCGAATGGGCCTCGAGGAAAAGCCGGCGCTGATTCGTCATATAGCTGCTGAAATAGAATTCTGCGAGAAGCATCCGAACTTCCCGAGGGGGTTCGACGATTCGCCCGAAGGACCGGAGCTGATCAGCGCTGAATTTTACAAGATCGCTTCGCACATCGAGAACCTGAAGATCAACCACGCCTCGGCGGATCTCGCCGTGCTTCGCAAGGAAGCCGAACGCGTCGTTTTCGAGCTGTTCTGGACCGACAGCGAGAAGATGCGCTCCCTCTCGATGGACATCCTGAATTTCCTGCGCATCGAGCTGAAGGAAGACATTCCCTTCGACGTTTTCCACAAGCCTCTCAAGCCGGTTCGCTGAACTCGCGACAACACACGGCGGGGCGGGTTTCAAACCCGCCCCGCCGCTCGCTTGAGGGGAGCCCTCAGGCCGGTTTCTGCCGGGAACGGGAGCGCCGGGGGTTGCGCTTCTTGGCCATGCTCCGGTCGCGGCCCGAGCGGAGAGCTTTTCCGAGACCCATGAGAACGTCGGCTTCGAGATGCTCGTCCTGGAGAGCGATGATCTCGTCGCGGATCATCGCGGCGCGCTCGAACTGAAGCTCTCGGGCGGCTTTGTCCATCTCGGCCTGGAGTTCCCTGACCAGTTCGGCAAGACGGTCTTGGTCGATCTTTCCGCCTGATCCCTGCTCGCCGCCTTCCTGGCCGGGAAGGAAGATCTTCGGCAGCTTCTTCACGATCGATGCCGGCTCGATCCCGTTTTCCCTGTTATACCGCTCCTGGATCTCGCGGCGGCGCGCGGTTTCGTCGATACAGGTTTTCATCGAAGGGGTGGTCTTGTCGGCATACATGATGACCTCGCCCCGGACGTTGCGGGCGGCGCGGCCGCAGGTCTGGATCAGCGCCCAGGCCGAGCGCAGGAAGCCCTCCTTGTCGGCGTCGAGAATCGCCACCAGCGAGACTTCGGGCAGGTCGAGGCCTTCGCGGAGCATGTTGATGCCGACGAGCACCGAAAAAACGCCGGCCCGCAAGTCGCGCAGGATCTCGATGCGTTCGAGCGTTTCGATCTCGTCGTGCAGGTAGCGCGCGGGGATTCCCATCTGGGTGAGGTAGCCCGAGAGTTCCTGCGCCATGCGCTTGGTGAGCGTCGTCACGAGCACGCGCTCGCCGTGGTCGAGCCGGTCGCGGATCTTGTCCATCAGGTGGTCGATCTGGCCGTCGGTCGGAACGACGGTTATCTGCGGGTCGAGCAGGCCGGTCGGCCGAATCAGCTGTTCTGCAACGCAGGATTCCGAAACCTCGAGCTCCCATGGGCCCGGAGTGGCGGAGACGAACAGGAGCTGGCGCTTCCTGCCGAGGAACTCGTCGAAGGTGAGCGGCCGGTTGTCGAGCGCGGAGGGGAGGCGGAAGCCGAAGTCGATGAGCGTCTGCTTGCGGCTTCGATCGCCGTGGCACATGCCGCGCAGCTGCGGAACGGTCATGTGGGACTCGTCGAGGATGATCAGGCAGTCCTTGGGAAGGTAGTCGACGAGCGTGTCGGGCGCGCTGCCCGGCTCGCGGCCGGCCAGGTGGCGGGAGTAGTTCTCGATGCCCTTGCAGAAGCCCGTTTCCTTCATCATTTCGAGGTCGTAGCGGGTGCGCTCGTTGATGCGCTGCGCTTCGATTGCCTTGCCGCGGCTCTCGAACAGCTTGACCCGCTCGATCATCTCGGCCTCGATGGCGGCGAACGCGCGCTCCTTCTTCTCGACGGTGGTGACGAAGTGCTGGGCCGGGAAGATTTCGATCGCGGGCGGGCGGGAGATGACCTCGCCGGTCAGGGGGTCGAACCGTTCGATGCGGTCGATCTCGTCGCCGAAGTAGCGGACGCGGATCGCCTCCTCGCTCGATGCCGGGAAAATGTCGATCGTCTCGCCGCGCGCCCGGAACCGGGAACGGTGAAAGTCCATGTCGTTGCGCGAATACTGGATCTCGCTGAGCCGCTTCAACAGCTCCTGGCGAGGCAAAACGTCGCCCTGCCGGAGGGAGAGGCGCAGGCCGAGATAGTCTTCGGGCGAGCCGAGACCGTAGATGCAGCTGACAGACGCGACGACGATGACGTCGCGCCGCATGAAGAGGGAAGCGGTCGCCGAGTGCCGGAACCGGTCGATCTCCTCGTTGATGTCCGAATCCTTCTCGATGTAGCTGTCGGTCGTCGGGATGTAGGCTTCGGGCTGGTAATAGTCGTAATAGCTGACGAAATACTCGACCGCGTTTTCGGGAAAGAACTCCTTGAACTCGCTGTATAGCTGGGCGGCGAGGGTCTTGTTGTGCGTGATGACGAGAATCGGCCGCTGGATGCGCGCCGCGAGGGTCGCCATCGTGAACGTCTTGCCGGAGCCGGTGACGCCGAGCAGCGTAGTGTAGCGACGGCCGCCCTCGATCCAGCCCGCCAGCTGCTCGATGGCTCTCGGCTGGTCGCCGCGCGGCTGGAAAGGGCTTACCAGGGTGAGTCGATTCGGAGCGTTTGGTGTCGTCATGCCGGATATGGTAACATGGCGTGTCAAACCGGTTCCGCCGGTGTACCGGAGGCCGGGCGATACTCGTCGAAGGAGTGACCGTCAGTCGTGAAACTATATATAGCAGCAGACATGGAAGGCATCGCGGGCGTCGTATCCCCAGCGCAGATCGGCGACGGGGACTCGTCCGAGATCGAGCAGGCGCGCCGGCAGTTTACCGATGAAGTGAACGCCGTCTGCACGGGTGCGCTTGAAGCGGGGATCGAGGAAATCTACGTCAACGACTTCCACGGCAACGGCCGGAACCTGCTGATCGAACGGCTTCCGACGAGCGTCACGCTGATCCGGGGCGGATTCCGGCCCACCGCCGGCTTCGACCAGCTCGACCAGACGTTCTGCGGTCTGGTGCTGCTCGGGGCGCACGCCCGGTCGGGGTCGCGCGACGGGATCATCCCGCACACCTACTCCGACCGCCTCCGGTTCGAGTTATTCGGCTCACCGATCGGGGAGTTCGACGTTCTTTCGCTCGTGGCTGGCGAGCGCAAGGTGCCGACGATCCTCATTTCCGGCGATTCGAAGACGATCGAGCAGGTGAACACCAACATGCCCGCCGCGCCGACCGTCATCACCAAGTATCCCATCGGCGTCCGTTCGGCCGCGTGCATCCATCCCAAACGGGTGTGCGACGCCCTCCGGGAGGAGATCAAACGCGCGATCAAGGGCGCTTCGGCCATGGAACCG is a genomic window containing:
- a CDS encoding M55 family metallopeptidase, which gives rise to MKLYIAADMEGIAGVVSPAQIGDGDSSEIEQARRQFTDEVNAVCTGALEAGIEEIYVNDFHGNGRNLLIERLPTSVTLIRGGFRPTAGFDQLDQTFCGLVLLGAHARSGSRDGIIPHTYSDRLRFELFGSPIGEFDVLSLVAGERKVPTILISGDSKTIEQVNTNMPAAPTVITKYPIGVRSAACIHPKRVCDALREEIKRAIKGASAMEPPLIAPPLQLGVRVTDMNLVDRISWIPNMKRSGDDSFEFVAESAVQMAEVIYGITLLTTSGN
- the uvrB gene encoding excinuclease ABC subunit UvrB; translated protein: MTTPNAPNRLTLVSPFQPRGDQPRAIEQLAGWIEGGRRYTTLLGVTGSGKTFTMATLAARIQRPILVITHNKTLAAQLYSEFKEFFPENAVEYFVSYYDYYQPEAYIPTTDSYIEKDSDINEEIDRFRHSATASLFMRRDVIVVASVSCIYGLGSPEDYLGLRLSLRQGDVLPRQELLKRLSEIQYSRNDMDFHRSRFRARGETIDIFPASSEEAIRVRYFGDEIDRIERFDPLTGEVISRPPAIEIFPAQHFVTTVEKKERAFAAIEAEMIERVKLFESRGKAIEAQRINERTRYDLEMMKETGFCKGIENYSRHLAGREPGSAPDTLVDYLPKDCLIILDESHMTVPQLRGMCHGDRSRKQTLIDFGFRLPSALDNRPLTFDEFLGRKRQLLFVSATPGPWELEVSESCVAEQLIRPTGLLDPQITVVPTDGQIDHLMDKIRDRLDHGERVLVTTLTKRMAQELSGYLTQMGIPARYLHDEIETLERIEILRDLRAGVFSVLVGINMLREGLDLPEVSLVAILDADKEGFLRSAWALIQTCGRAARNVRGEVIMYADKTTPSMKTCIDETARRREIQERYNRENGIEPASIVKKLPKIFLPGQEGGEQGSGGKIDQDRLAELVRELQAEMDKAARELQFERAAMIRDEIIALQDEHLEADVLMGLGKALRSGRDRSMAKKRNPRRSRSRQKPA
- a CDS encoding 4Fe-4S dicluster domain-containing protein gives rise to the protein MGEIAIAELGLVGCGGAGFPTHVKLAAQNVDHLIVNAAECEPLLHKDKEILKHAADEFFKGLIRAIDLTGAKHAHIAMKRKYADLLEALEKAIPDKRISMLPLGDFYPSGDEYELVYEASGRLIPFGGIPLHVGCVVSNVETLLNLGRNRPVTTKILSLAGAVPNPMTVEVPVGITVFEALSLSGLKSLAGLTVIDGGPMMGRLVRDPQTDVVTKTTGGLIALPSDHPLIRRMATSDAHNKQIARSACDQCTDCSELCPRALLGYPIRPHKAMRTAQLAPFNDQNYSRDAIFCSECGLCSLFSCPEALPPREMCQMAKRHHLSHGIKPTDWKDAPQVHPMRGQRRVGIERLIKRLGLLDYDHKSPWTEIRTRFERVRLPLKMHVGVPVEPLVRPGDMVKLGQLIGAVPDKKLGAPLHASISGRIESVDSASIVISRA
- a CDS encoding phosphate propanoyltransferase, encoding MRPGTVPAGVSGRHIHVSQADLETLFGAGYQLKEMKKLSQPGQFAAEECVMLVGRKGVIEKCRILGPVRPATQIEISGTDSFTLGVPIVYRDSGDTKGTPGVIVVGPKGHVVLKEGVIVANRHVHLHTKEAEKMGLKDMDRVTVKTQGPRAVAFQNVLVRVSDKFAADFHVDNDEGNAAGLKTGDMVEIVR
- a CDS encoding EutN/CcmL family microcompartment protein, producing the protein MNLGRVCGTVVCTRKEERLNGMKFLIVEELTIERKPTGHFVIAVDAVSAGAGETVLLVSGSSARLTERTLNCPVDAAVAAIVDSVVMDHERTT
- a CDS encoding triose-phosphate isomerase, with product MLPSKSHVGIFTPIMTAHPLLIASETLKTADLIAPPFGLQPEEFVLTRLESLAVLGFSRFSAVVVHEPPADLFRRLSLGLRDSPDAEALWTLISQARSVPVFVLSASIERPPRELSDLGIGMTIPQRLHELCTTHADPGAGNTGPMVSAASLLTADDVRALHLKGVKTLDESTPMTDWARETAAALGIRLTPAASRRILIPVEARSVRHLASFGELLHGFASSPLAPLFVVAEPLMPAFNDLFPSLRGRLVAPSIHWEKQGAFTGEISLAMALDLGCEGAIVPDLPAYAEPKRFAQLCAAVAGKQFSLYVPSPLAARDCCAIIGDRIFRLTDGRGRPAPELPKDGALVMKGCELEKIAQERN
- the eutM gene encoding ethanolamine utilization microcompartment protein EutM; its protein translation is MIETKGLTALIEATDAMVKAANVKLVGWEKIGSGYVTAFVRGDVAAVKAATDAGAAAAKKIGELICVHVIPRPHGNLDEVMPIRDNTQTSKK
- a CDS encoding aldehyde dehydrogenase EutE, producing MSISRDELGVIVQEVLRNLKASGTVATAGARSAEPSGKGIFENIEDAIKSAVDAQKKLVELPVALRRKMIDNMRARCLAKLEELARIGVEDTGYGRVDDKIQKNRLAITKTPGLEDLQPVSYSGDDGLTLVEQAPYGVIGAITPSTNPSETIICNSIGMIAAGNAVVFGPHPGAAKISRFTVELLNDAVVEAGGPANLMTMAAKPSIENAQILMTHPSIRLLVVTGGPAVVAAAAKCGKKYIAAGPGNPPAVVDETADLKKAARDIISGATLDNNVLCIAEKEIIVVESVAEELKRHLRNSGAYEASAREIIQLEKLVLDPKTGGPNRKFVGKNAGYILEQIGVRVPDDVRMVLCETGPDHPFVVEELLMPVIPLVRVRDVNAAIDLAVKVEHGNNHTAVMHSRNIDNLHRMAVRCNCSIFVKNGPSYAGLGMGGEGFTTFTIASPTGEGLTSARTFTRQRRCVIVDSFRIV